In Lentisphaerota bacterium, the genomic window TGTGGAGCACCAGCGGAGTATTGGTCAAGTCCCTAAACTGGGGAGCGATGGCAATTTTGGGCGGACGCAGTATTTTTGCGAGCGTAGTCTTTCTCGTTTACCTGCGACGTCTTCCCAAGAAATGGACGCGTTGGATGGTGCTGGCTGCGGTTGGCTCCATATTGACCCAGTTCCTGTTCGTCACGTCCACCAAGCTGACCACCGCCGCCAACGCGATCTTCCTACAATACACCGCACCGATTTATGTCGTCCTGCTGGGATACTGGTGCCTGCGCGAAAAGCCCAGCCGCACAGACTGGGTTTCGATGGGTGTCATCTTCCTTGGGATGTTTCTGTTCTTTGGCGACAAACTCAACACAGACGGTCTCTTCGGAAACATCCTGGCCGTCTTGAGCGGACTGACCTCCGCCATCATGATCGTTTCCTTTCGCGCACAAAAAGATGACTCACCCGCCGATAGCGCTCTCATCGCCAGCCTTGCGACAGCCGTCGTCGGGATTCCATTCATCTTCCAGGAAACCGGGACAGTGACCAGTTGGTCGATCATCGCCTATCTAGGCTTGTTTCAAATTGGGCTAGCATTCGTATTTTTTACCATCGGAATCAAACATATCCCCGCTTTGGAAGCAAACCTGATCGGCACGCTGGAGCCTGTTCTGAATCCACTCTGGGTGTTTCTGTTCCTTGGTGAAAAGACGGGAACCTACGCCCTGTTCGGCGGACTGGTCGTGCTCGGTGGTGTGATCCTCAGTTGTTACTG contains:
- a CDS encoding EamA/RhaT family transporter; this translates as MDSISERRKAVLFLALAAILWSTSGVLVKSLNWGAMAILGGRSIFASVVFLVYLRRLPKKWTRWMVLAAVGSILTQFLFVTSTKLTTAANAIFLQYTAPIYVVLLGYWCLREKPSRTDWVSMGVIFLGMFLFFGDKLNTDGLFGNILAVLSGLTSAIMIVSFRAQKDDSPADSALIASLATAVVGIPFIFQETGTVTSWSIIAYLGLFQIGLAFVFFTIGIKHIPALEANLIGTLEPVLNPLWVFLFLGEKTGTYALFGGLVVLGGVILSCYWPHWQRIKCRFVAGVRS